TCCCCGCGAAGAGAGGAATTTCAATGCACGTGGCAATAATACTAAAGGTCCgtttaaatataagaaatgttttatcttattttactttatcgttataattttttttaacaagatataataaatattttaaatttttaaataaaaataatattttaataatttatatttaatttttatcttttttctcaacttgtttgttttttcaattcatctaattattataattttttttaatttttatataaaataaaataaataattcaatttttaaaattttaaaataaaataatattaaaaataatatatcttatttatattttatttaatttttaatattaatctcCACCCTATCCCAATCTGCCAAAACAAACGCGCCACCTCCAAACTGCAAACTAggataaaatatttctccttCACCAAACAAAACAGATAAAATTCCACTACacagcaaaaaaacaaaacacgaaAGCCGAAGTAAAATCCAGGCACACCCCACAAACTTTACCGTTGCTCCCTCACTCATGCAAACACACGGTGtcgctctttctctctctcagagtcTGAACTTTCGGCCCTCCGACGATCCCTCAGCTATGGCGGACCATGATATCTCCTCCCCTCTCCTCTCTTCCCAGCCATCCGATACACCGCACCTAACCATCATTGTCAACGCCTCTGACTCCGATAATCATcctaacaacaaaaatatcaacaaCGACAACAATGGTAATCATCAAAACGGTCGGGATTCTCACTCCAGAAACCCGTTCGAGTTGATCGGTTCTAAAGGGCTGGAAGTACCCGGTCCGGCGACGGTAGACCCGTTCCGCAACGAGACTCCAACCATCGACGGGCTATACGAGTGGGTGAAGATCGTGGTTTGCTTGCCGATTGCGGCGGTCAGGCTCGTGCTATTCGGCGTTTGCTTGCTGGTGGGATTTTTGGCGACTAAGTTGGCGCTCGAGGGCTGGAAGGACAAACAGAACCCCTTGCCCAGGTGGAGGTCTAGGATCATGTGGGTCACTAGGGTTTGCGCTAGGTGTATTCTCTTCTCTTTCGGGTAAGTTGGTTTCCtagtttttctgtttttttttttctcatttagtTTTGGGTAATCGTGatgtttggttttgatcaaTACCTGTTTCGTTTGGTCGaggagaaaatggaggaaagaCTGGAATATCAGGACTGTTCAATTTCTAAACCAaccaaattgatattttttttaaaccaaaccAAGTTAATATTTTGAAGTTTCTAGATTTAGACAAAATACGTATAATAGGTTCTGGCATATGAAGCTTACACTTGTTGTGAATTTCTTCTGTTTTCCGTATTGAAGTTGACCCTTATTTCATTTTGGGTTTCCAAATAGTGGAACTTATTCTTtgtatatttatctttttgtatCCTGCAGCTATCATTGGATAAGACGGAAAGGAAAACCTGCTCCAAGGGAGACCGCTCCAATTGTTGTATCTAATCATGTGTCATTCATTGAACCCATCTTCTATTTTTATGAGTTATTCCCTACCATCGTGGCAGCTGAGTCCCATGATTCCATACCTTTTGTTGGAACTATTATTAGAGCGATGCAGGTAATTGCCGTAATTTCATTTCCACAATCAGTGAAAATGTGTTTTACGCccattaatgaaaaaatgacgCTCAATTTCGTTTTAATGATTTGGATTCAATAGGCGTTGTTTCTCTCATTCTTTTATGTTCTCAGGTGATTTATGTCAATAGATTCTCACCGTCATCGAGGAAGCATGCTGTCAATGAAATAAAGGTAGTAAAGcttctataattttttcagtCTCATCTTTATTTGGTTTATGTTATTAATGATTTTCAGTCTTTCTAGacatttaatatacagattTTCTGTTCTTGCAATCGTTCATTCTCTCCTAAGGATCTTGTTTCTTTGTTGACCAAATAATCTCTAATAATAATCTGACTATACACTCTCATATCTTGGAAAGAACATTGGTGCTGGTGCTGGTGCTGGTGCTGGTGCTTTATCCTGATTCATATTTCTCAGCACATCATAAAGTTCCTATTCCTTAAACAGTGCCTGAGTTGAAGCTTTTGCTTTTTAGAACATTTAGCggataaattgaaataattgcTTTGATTTCTAGaggtttctcttgtatacttcgtGAAATAGGGTTGCACTCCTCACCCAtgctttttattatatttgtattctaCCCttagggttggctcaagtgataaAGGCCTTGAGCTTGGGGGTATGCCCCCCCAGGTTTAAAGTTCAAAtctccttgggtgcaaacaatctctaggggccattggaCTGGAGGATTTTTCCCTTAAATTACCTGAtgtgcacttgcggaaaactcaTTGCCGAGGGCTTGTGCATCCCtgagattagtcgggacgctattcctggacacccggtgccaataaaaaaaaaattatatatgtattctcctatcttttaaaaaacattttattttctcatcaaatcaaatGGATAAAAAAAGGTACTGCCTTGACCACAAGAACTTGCTTTTTGCTTGtcttgaatatgaaaatcaGTATCTGTTTGAGATTTCTACACTACTAcgttaatacaacttttaccgATGTACATTGCGTTGATCATGCTTGCTATTAAGTCCTACCGCAACTGTTATATTCTCTCCGAAGTGAGAATTTGCCACTATTTTTTCCATCTGGTTTTGTGAATGTAccttttagtctatttatagtAGCAACTGTCAAAACAAGAGATTGTCGAGTCTGGTTTTCCTTTCTATGGTGTAGATTGTATTGCATTTGACCATTTCATGCATGACTTCCCTGATTAAATGCAGCAAACTTGTTGGCCATTTTCACTGTCAGTATTGTTGAGTGATGAAACTTTATTCAGGAATCACAATAAACTTAGCAACAAAAACTGTTGCATGCTAAATCTGATTTACTAATCTTTTTAAGGTTACTTTAGAAATAAtatgcaaattatttttatcaatttataagcTATTTGATACAGAAATGTGCTTTCAAGGATCTGAATACAGAGAAAGGCTTCTTGCGATGGATTTCCCCGATTACTATTATTTCCCGAGGGAACCACAACTAATGGAAGCGTTCTTATCTCATTCCAACTCGGTGCATTCATCCCAGGATACCCAATCCAACCAGTAGTTGTCCACTATCCTTACGTACATTTTGACCAATCATGGTAGGACACTTATCTTGTCTCGAACTTCATTTTGGTTCTTTCTATATAATGTGGTATGCCATCTCATGCAGGGGGAATATCTCTTTGGCAAAGCTCATGTTTAGAATGTTCACACAGTTTCACAATTTTATGGAGGTATGCTGCACCGCTGGATTTGAACCCTTGGTTACTACATTGCCTTTTTTTGCAAACTCTATAttgatttgaaattaatttgatataattatttttacatgacAGGTGGAATACCTTCCTGTGGTATCACCCCTCACTAATCGAAAGGAAAGCATCATCCATTTGGCTGAGAGGGTGAGTATCagcttgtaattgattttttttcctactgTGTTCTTGAACCATTAAAAATATGCTTGGTAGGTTTTGAATTTGTAAGTACGCACTATTGTGCTGTCTTACCAGATTATTACATGTTTGAAATTCTGCACAAGTGACTCAtatggtttaattttttttatacttaaagCATATACATGTCTGTGCTAGTTAAGGGTTTGGGTTATTAAAGCATGTTAAATTCTTCAGATgtgtttatatgatattttttaaagttttaatgaATTGTTCTTATTAGTTCATTTACCTCAACtgcaaaaaattattctttcagTTTTATTGCCCATTGTTCTTTTAGAGAAGGATATTTCTTCTCACTCATTATTTGAGTATTTTTGTAGCACTGAGCTATTAATTGTAGGCATAGACAGGAATGTGTAAAGtatttaggattttaaattgaagcatgaaaatgaatatacatatttttttttcttaagaacGCTGCCAATTATGAATTTGTGCTGATTGTGGGACGAGTTCGCttgtatatatttctttttctcatcatGGCATTGATTGTAGATTTTTGGTAACAATTAACCATTTGGATTTATGCAGACTAGCCATGCTATTGCAACTGCGCTTAATGTTACAGAAACCTCTCATTCCTATGGGGACTTAATGCTTCTTACAAAAGCATTGCAATCAAAGCAGGTTTGCATTTCTTGCCTACTATTTATGCCCATTACAATCATCTTAAATATAGGTGCCTTTATGTTCTTTATATTT
This window of the Juglans regia cultivar Chandler chromosome 12, Walnut 2.0, whole genome shotgun sequence genome carries:
- the LOC109022172 gene encoding lysophospholipid acyltransferase LPEAT2-like, whose protein sequence is MQTHGVALSLSQSLNFRPSDDPSAMADHDISSPLLSSQPSDTPHLTIIVNASDSDNHPNNKNINNDNNGNHQNGRDSHSRNPFELIGSKGLEVPGPATVDPFRNETPTIDGLYEWVKIVVCLPIAAVRLVLFGVCLLVGFLATKLALEGWKDKQNPLPRWRSRIMWVTRVCARCILFSFGYHWIRRKGKPAPRETAPIVVSNHVSFIEPIFYFYELFPTIVAAESHDSIPFVGTIIRAMQVIYVNRFSPSSRKHAVNEIKRKASCDGFPRLLLFPEGTTTNGSVLISFQLGAFIPGYPIQPVVVHYPYVHFDQSWGNISLAKLMFRMFTQFHNFMEVEYLPVVSPLTNRKESIIHLAERTSHAIATALNVTETSHSYGDLMLLTKALQSKQEKPSSYMVEMARVESLFHISSLEAVDFLDKFLSMNPDPSGCVRFYDFLSVLRLKACALSEEIFAFIDVEKNGTITFKQFLFGSAHVMKQPLFRQACELSFTECTAGGNDYILEHELGDFLGRGIPDLNADEVHGLFNLFDSDNDGKISKDDFDCCLRKNPLLIALFLPCLLHKGFSSQKLVLERWRA